From a region of the Falsibacillus albus genome:
- a CDS encoding carbohydrate ABC transporter permease, with the protein MSAFQGTKMNPTKFHKSQFKFYALLIPLAVFMALPIVYIIFHAFKPIDELFAYPPRFFVQKPTLQNFKDLFTQTNSTGVPMIRYLFNSIIVTITVVVLTVLISTMAGYALSKKEFKLKKAIFEINTLALMFVPAAVAIPRYLLIEKLGLINTFWVHIFPLLAMPIGLFLVKQFIDQIPNELIEAAKMDGASDFQIFIRIIVPLVKPAMATIAILSFQLVWNSVESSTLYVNDEGLKTFAFYMSTLASQATGNNVAGQGMAAAASLIMFLPNLIIFIILQSKVMNTMAHSGIK; encoded by the coding sequence ATGTCAGCCTTTCAAGGCACCAAGATGAATCCAACCAAGTTCCATAAAAGCCAATTTAAATTTTATGCGCTTCTAATCCCTTTGGCAGTTTTCATGGCATTGCCGATCGTCTATATCATCTTCCATGCATTTAAGCCGATAGATGAATTATTTGCCTACCCTCCAAGGTTTTTTGTGCAGAAGCCGACTTTGCAAAACTTTAAGGATCTATTCACGCAGACAAACTCGACAGGCGTCCCGATGATCCGCTATTTATTCAATAGCATCATCGTAACGATCACAGTTGTCGTCTTGACCGTGCTGATCAGCACGATGGCCGGATATGCGCTTTCCAAAAAAGAATTCAAGCTTAAAAAAGCGATATTCGAAATCAACACGCTTGCCTTGATGTTCGTGCCGGCAGCAGTGGCCATACCAAGATATTTACTGATTGAAAAACTTGGATTGATCAATACTTTCTGGGTACATATTTTTCCTTTGCTCGCCATGCCGATCGGATTATTCCTGGTGAAGCAGTTCATAGATCAAATTCCTAACGAATTGATTGAGGCAGCGAAAATGGACGGTGCATCGGATTTTCAAATCTTTATCAGGATCATCGTCCCATTGGTCAAGCCGGCGATGGCGACGATTGCCATCCTTTCATTCCAGCTCGTATGGAATAGCGTGGAATCCTCGACCCTCTATGTAAATGATGAAGGGCTGAAAACCTTTGCGTTTTACATGTCGACACTTGCCTCCCAGGCTACAGGAAACAACGTGGCAGGCCAAGGGATGGCGGCCGCGGCATCCTTGATCATGTTTTTGCCCAATTTAATCATTTTCATCATTTTACAAAGCAAAGTCATGAACACAATGGCGCATTCAGGGATTAAGTAA
- a CDS encoding carbohydrate ABC transporter permease, with product MKNKKDFAPLFFLSPYLLFFITFIIIPVGAAILLSFTYFNAIESPSFVGLSNYVSLITQDEVFMQKVLPNTLTFALIVGPGGYILSFILAWALAQIPKRARTILALIIYSPSMTAGVAMSVVWMIIFSGDQTGYLNSLLITLGILVEPIQWLQSPDYLMKIMIFVTLWGSMGVGFLAMLSGVLNINSEVYEAGYIDGIRNRFQEVIYITIPSMRPQMLFGAVMAVVGTFQAGAIGVALSGANPTPQYAGQLMVNHIEDYGFIRYEMGYAAAVSVVLLLIVYIFSKVAWKLFGEKD from the coding sequence ATGAAAAATAAAAAAGACTTCGCACCATTATTTTTTCTTTCACCGTATCTATTATTTTTCATCACGTTCATCATCATTCCGGTGGGTGCCGCCATCCTTTTATCCTTTACGTATTTCAATGCCATCGAGTCGCCATCATTCGTGGGTCTTAGCAATTACGTAAGCCTGATCACGCAGGATGAAGTATTCATGCAGAAGGTATTGCCGAATACGTTGACGTTTGCATTGATCGTCGGCCCAGGCGGGTATATCCTGTCATTCATCCTTGCTTGGGCGCTGGCGCAGATTCCTAAGAGGGCACGGACCATTTTGGCGCTGATCATCTATTCTCCATCGATGACGGCAGGGGTTGCCATGTCCGTTGTGTGGATGATCATATTCAGCGGTGACCAGACAGGTTATCTGAATAGCTTGTTGATCACCCTTGGGATCTTGGTGGAGCCGATCCAATGGCTTCAGTCGCCTGACTATTTAATGAAAATCATGATCTTTGTCACGCTTTGGGGAAGCATGGGCGTGGGATTCCTTGCGATGCTTTCAGGGGTGCTCAATATTAACAGTGAAGTATATGAGGCTGGATACATCGATGGAATCCGCAACCGTTTCCAGGAGGTCATCTATATCACCATCCCTTCCATGAGGCCGCAAATGCTGTTCGGTGCGGTGATGGCGGTTGTGGGGACCTTCCAGGCAGGCGCGATAGGTGTCGCTTTATCCGGGGCAAACCCCACACCGCAATATGCGGGCCAATTGATGGTCAATCATATTGAGGATTACGGGTTCATCCGCTACGAAATGGGATACGCTGCAGCAGTATCCGTCGTATTGCTATTGATTGTTTATATTTTCTCCAAGGTGGCATGGAAACTGTTCGGGGAAAAGGACTAA
- a CDS encoding extracellular solute-binding protein produces MKFRKLIWLMMIFFLIIPQGFAKAEDTKSVVQPAQKVVEDRYHTVLENWKNDGLGSASDFEATVHPSDFKGMDEKDLLPEAKSKGYGDRVFYWHNHNSASFEVDVKEDGLYEISFDYFPLNKEVVPIEGSIKVNGEFPYYESRRIVFPKSWENVKSKFEKDRFGNEIIPKQKAIAKWETISAEDASHLQPDALKYHLKKGMNEITLSNLRGEMLIGSIKVHSPTEVPTYKQYIKSHHDQPAVDEMITQEAEIPQSKNSSYTRPMAVQDASVKPNDAKLLLLNSFGGESWDESGQRVDWGVDIKKAGYYRLTFKVQQNKETGGPVFRKVFIDGSVPFKEVAHYTFDYTKDWSNVTLSNVKGHPYLFYFSKGKHTLSLEADASPYEEVFNTTNEVMKGIEDLSLSIKKLTGNQMDRSRDWKISEYIPDIKKRVAGWEKALEDESKYVKSLSSSKKDPREVVSLKLAAKKLRTLNEKPDEIPNRLTELSEGSSSVSQLLGTLLIDMQKQPLLIDRFYVHGGNQKVPSAEANFFSKAAFGIKRFFLSFHSGTYTASDTDDKTIQVWVNRPRQYVELIQNMADQNFTPKTGIHVKFSIMPDESKLILASAAKKQPDVALGISNWLPYELSIRGAAVDLHQFPDFEKFSKQFSPGAFLPMMVDDSVYALPETQDFFVQFYRKDILNALNIPVPDTWNDVVDILPELQRVGMNYYTPIAGAGGFKPFQTTAPFIYQFNGDLYKDGGMKTDIDSEQSLKAIKFMTDLNTIYSMPLQVPNFYDHFRYSTLPIGVSSFTTYVQLTSAAPEIAGWWGITPQPGIKQSDGSVARWATGSGQSAMIFKGTKDKKKSWELLKWWMSKETQTAFATNLQTLYGPEYMWNTANIEAFKNLPWPEEDKKVILEQWKYLKEVPKTPGAYMVERELSNIWNKVVFDGENTRSAVDDSVIAIDREISRKMEEFGYMKNGKVIKPYRVPSIEQVKSWAGEQDEK; encoded by the coding sequence ATGAAATTCAGAAAATTGATTTGGCTGATGATGATTTTTTTCCTCATCATTCCGCAAGGGTTTGCAAAGGCGGAGGATACGAAAAGCGTCGTACAGCCTGCTCAAAAAGTGGTGGAAGATCGCTATCATACCGTCCTCGAAAATTGGAAAAATGATGGATTGGGCAGTGCCTCGGATTTCGAGGCGACTGTCCATCCGTCAGATTTTAAAGGTATGGATGAAAAGGATTTACTCCCTGAAGCGAAAAGCAAAGGTTATGGAGATCGTGTTTTCTATTGGCATAATCATAATTCTGCCTCGTTTGAGGTCGATGTCAAAGAAGATGGTTTATACGAAATTTCATTCGATTATTTTCCATTAAATAAAGAGGTTGTTCCAATAGAGGGCTCAATCAAAGTCAATGGAGAGTTTCCCTACTATGAAAGCAGGCGGATCGTCTTCCCGAAGAGCTGGGAAAATGTAAAATCTAAATTTGAAAAAGATCGCTTTGGAAATGAAATCATTCCGAAGCAAAAGGCGATCGCTAAATGGGAAACAATCAGTGCTGAGGATGCAAGCCATCTCCAGCCGGATGCATTGAAGTATCATTTGAAAAAAGGGATGAACGAAATCACCCTTTCCAACCTGCGCGGAGAGATGCTCATCGGAAGCATCAAAGTACATTCCCCGACTGAAGTTCCAACGTATAAGCAATACATAAAAAGTCATCATGATCAGCCGGCAGTCGATGAAATGATAACGCAAGAAGCTGAAATTCCCCAATCCAAAAACAGCTCCTATACAAGGCCGATGGCTGTACAGGATGCTTCCGTCAAACCGAATGATGCTAAGCTTCTTTTGCTCAATTCATTCGGCGGGGAGTCTTGGGATGAAAGCGGACAGCGGGTAGACTGGGGCGTCGATATCAAAAAGGCCGGATATTATCGACTCACCTTCAAAGTCCAGCAGAATAAGGAGACAGGCGGACCAGTATTCAGAAAAGTATTCATCGATGGATCCGTTCCATTTAAAGAAGTTGCGCATTATACCTTTGACTATACAAAAGATTGGTCGAATGTGACCTTAAGCAATGTTAAAGGCCATCCATATCTATTTTATTTCTCAAAAGGGAAGCACACGCTTTCACTTGAAGCGGATGCTTCGCCGTATGAAGAAGTATTCAATACCACGAATGAAGTAATGAAAGGAATTGAAGATTTATCGCTTTCGATCAAAAAGCTTACGGGAAATCAAATGGATCGTTCCCGCGATTGGAAGATCAGCGAGTACATCCCAGATATTAAAAAGCGGGTTGCCGGGTGGGAGAAGGCTTTGGAGGATGAAAGCAAATACGTCAAGAGCCTCAGCAGCTCGAAAAAAGATCCAAGAGAAGTCGTGTCTTTGAAGCTTGCTGCCAAGAAGCTAAGAACACTGAACGAGAAGCCAGATGAAATACCGAACCGATTGACAGAACTGTCGGAAGGCTCCTCCTCTGTGTCGCAATTGCTAGGCACTCTCCTGATTGATATGCAGAAGCAGCCGCTTCTGATTGATCGATTTTATGTCCATGGAGGAAATCAAAAGGTTCCAAGTGCTGAAGCCAATTTCTTTTCCAAAGCGGCTTTCGGGATAAAGAGGTTTTTCCTATCGTTCCATTCAGGGACATATACCGCTTCGGATACCGATGATAAGACCATTCAAGTTTGGGTGAATCGCCCAAGGCAGTATGTAGAGTTGATCCAGAATATGGCCGACCAAAATTTCACGCCGAAAACGGGCATTCATGTCAAATTTTCCATCATGCCGGATGAATCGAAGTTGATTTTGGCAAGTGCTGCGAAAAAGCAGCCAGATGTAGCCCTTGGCATCAGCAACTGGCTGCCATACGAATTATCCATCCGTGGAGCCGCTGTGGACTTGCACCAATTTCCGGATTTTGAAAAGTTCAGCAAGCAATTTTCACCGGGGGCATTCCTGCCGATGATGGTGGATGATTCGGTCTATGCACTTCCGGAAACGCAAGATTTCTTTGTGCAATTTTACCGGAAAGACATCTTGAATGCCTTGAACATCCCGGTACCGGATACGTGGAATGATGTTGTGGACATCCTGCCGGAACTGCAGCGTGTCGGGATGAATTACTATACTCCGATAGCAGGCGCTGGTGGATTCAAGCCATTTCAGACAACTGCACCATTCATTTACCAATTCAACGGTGATTTGTACAAGGATGGCGGAATGAAAACAGACATCGACAGCGAGCAATCGTTGAAGGCGATTAAATTCATGACCGACCTTAACACGATATACAGTATGCCGCTGCAAGTCCCGAACTTTTACGACCACTTCAGGTATTCAACATTGCCGATTGGTGTTTCCAGTTTTACGACGTACGTTCAATTGACTTCCGCAGCACCGGAAATTGCCGGCTGGTGGGGAATCACTCCTCAGCCTGGAATCAAGCAGTCGGATGGAAGCGTTGCAAGGTGGGCAACCGGATCGGGGCAATCAGCCATGATTTTCAAAGGGACAAAGGATAAGAAAAAATCCTGGGAACTACTGAAATGGTGGATGTCCAAGGAGACACAGACGGCATTTGCCACCAATCTGCAGACGCTTTATGGACCTGAATATATGTGGAATACAGCCAATATTGAAGCATTTAAAAATTTGCCATGGCCGGAAGAGGACAAGAAGGTCATCCTTGAGCAATGGAAGTATTTAAAAGAAGTTCCGAAGACGCCAGGGGCTTACATGGTGGAAAGGGAACTGAGCAATATCTGGAACAAAGTCGTGTTTGACGGTGAGAATACGAGGTCTGCCGTCGATGATTCCGTCATTGCAATCGACAGGGAAATAAGCAGAAAAATGGAGGAGTTTGGATATATGAAAAACGGAAAAGTTATCAAACCATATCGGGTTCCATCCATTGAACAAGTGAAAAGTTGGGCAGGCGAGCAGGATGAAAAATAA
- a CDS encoding ABC transporter substrate-binding protein, with protein MKKIVSVAVSAALALSLAACSSKEKASSDKESSKDPVTISFASWTLGTEKEQNLERLMIKAFEEKNPDIKVKIDESISTSDWNGTLSAAASGGKMPDVFALPQIPLALSNNWLMDITKMTEKDKDFAKISKAVRDSATYNGKVYAVPYAQHFLGYFVNKDLFNDANLDYPEYGPSLQEFTDAVKKVTNINKGIAGLNNPFSISDWYPAAANKDMGWYTYKDGQYSLDSKEFIKGVNLAKEFATNGYTYETLTDEQKANFKGENPEEVWLQGGVAVKWDGTWAAPQDASFDWDFIGIPGGRTVVTNDFVGISKSSKHPEEAYKFAKWMSFGKEGFMKRMKIADEKGKMMNTLPVSTDKDVLDEFFSIQDVPGIRTAYDNLDNAIVEPVKIIPGYVDARFEGQTGVKAGDNENATVGQLMDSFVKGDLKVEDYAKQLDQMADQKTKEAMDSLNK; from the coding sequence ATGAAAAAGATAGTTTCTGTGGCAGTTTCGGCTGCATTGGCACTTTCTTTGGCTGCCTGCAGCTCAAAGGAAAAAGCGAGTTCTGACAAGGAAAGCAGCAAGGACCCGGTAACCATTTCATTTGCCAGCTGGACGCTCGGGACTGAAAAGGAACAAAATCTGGAGCGTTTGATGATCAAGGCATTTGAAGAAAAAAATCCGGATATCAAGGTAAAAATCGATGAATCCATCAGCACCTCCGATTGGAATGGTACGTTGTCGGCTGCAGCAAGCGGCGGAAAAATGCCGGATGTGTTTGCACTGCCGCAAATCCCATTGGCGCTGTCTAATAATTGGCTGATGGACATCACAAAAATGACGGAAAAGGACAAGGACTTTGCCAAAATTTCGAAGGCGGTGCGCGACTCTGCCACTTATAATGGAAAAGTTTATGCAGTCCCATATGCACAGCATTTCCTTGGATATTTCGTCAATAAAGATTTGTTTAATGATGCAAATCTGGACTACCCCGAATATGGACCTTCATTGCAGGAGTTTACAGATGCAGTCAAAAAAGTCACCAATATCAATAAAGGGATTGCTGGATTGAATAATCCATTCTCCATTTCAGATTGGTATCCGGCTGCAGCAAACAAGGATATGGGCTGGTATACGTATAAGGATGGACAATATTCGCTTGATAGCAAGGAGTTCATCAAAGGTGTGAACCTTGCGAAGGAATTTGCCACAAATGGCTACACGTATGAAACGTTGACGGATGAGCAAAAAGCGAACTTCAAAGGCGAAAACCCAGAAGAAGTTTGGCTTCAAGGCGGAGTGGCTGTGAAATGGGATGGTACTTGGGCAGCTCCTCAAGATGCAAGTTTCGATTGGGACTTCATCGGTATCCCTGGCGGCAGAACAGTCGTAACGAATGACTTTGTCGGCATCTCTAAATCAAGCAAACATCCTGAAGAAGCTTATAAATTTGCAAAATGGATGTCATTTGGAAAAGAAGGATTCATGAAACGAATGAAAATCGCAGATGAAAAAGGAAAGATGATGAACACGCTTCCTGTAAGCACTGACAAAGATGTTTTGGATGAGTTCTTCTCCATCCAAGATGTCCCGGGGATCCGTACAGCATATGACAACCTCGATAATGCGATTGTCGAGCCGGTCAAAATCATTCCTGGCTACGTAGATGCAAGGTTTGAAGGACAAACCGGGGTCAAAGCGGGAGACAATGAGAACGCAACGGTCGGCCAATTGATGGATAGTTTTGTGAAGGGCGACTTGAAAGTGGAAGATTATGCGAAACAACTGGATCAAATGGCAGATCAAAAGACAAAAGAAGCGATGGATTCTTTAAATAAGTAA
- a CDS encoding beta-galactosidase, with the protein MINVNAGKITVNDKDSFIFGGELHYFRVPKQDWRDRIRQIKAAGANMISTYVPWIFHEAEEGAIDLTGETRPEKDFHTFLQIVKEEGMYCLVRPGPYVMAEIIDHGVPTWFIEKYPEALAQTSEGEMHPTRVVSYMHPLFLEKVEKWYEAVCAVIAPYQAGNGGPVILFQLDNEVGMFHWVINQPDYNESTLAQFEGYIRSKYSDEQFELEFNRPSSNIHELTHSIVKKPEENDAFSLRNEFSLFLRQHYRRFIEYLKESVEQKGITIPFVVNIHGFHTIDIVKRGTMYPIGISQLLEAAKIENVLMAGDYYIGNIEYDNFIDIVLANSFTKAIQWKEQPLFSAEFQGGCSHDKPRLQPSAFDLTTRLCVADGMNGINYYMFSGGENYENIGLLGRRHEWQAPLSSKGEMRPHYRVISHLGNMFNVFNSPLLETKPEVDTHLGFYPDYYMTEFHDDHTKSMIDQIQHGREAFLYNGMAKALRTNNIIFDSVNLLDEQQIDPGKVPTLWIFASEWMDEPVQRKLAQYLQNGGHLILFPTIPTKTLRNKPCTILRDFIDVRIKGTEHHGFVNVAGIDSVSAAFIETYEVREGAFGWIEHEEKEAAAFQKKIGKGMLTMFGIGMEIDFYHKNSVVKRLAEKAGVHSRFRLQDEVDISVRKSDEGTQFFFLQNFDEYEKETVIEYKNQLLFGGKKIVVPPRSGLMLPYQVELHDDLKLVFGTGEIFGSANTEHELKFDVRMVQQQEEFKFISKTWEPMSNGMVEVSKASNQEFIVRMRKSNPTATIHFQLQQR; encoded by the coding sequence ATGATCAATGTAAATGCCGGAAAGATAACGGTCAATGATAAAGATTCCTTCATTTTTGGGGGAGAACTTCATTATTTTAGGGTTCCCAAACAGGATTGGAGAGACAGAATCAGACAGATCAAAGCCGCAGGTGCAAATATGATCAGTACATATGTACCTTGGATATTTCATGAAGCGGAAGAAGGCGCCATAGATTTGACTGGGGAGACGAGGCCGGAAAAGGATTTTCATACTTTCCTCCAGATCGTCAAGGAAGAAGGCATGTACTGCCTTGTTCGGCCAGGTCCGTATGTCATGGCAGAAATCATTGATCACGGTGTACCGACATGGTTCATTGAAAAGTATCCTGAAGCACTTGCGCAAACGAGTGAAGGGGAAATGCATCCTACTCGTGTGGTCAGCTATATGCATCCACTTTTCCTTGAAAAGGTGGAGAAATGGTATGAGGCTGTCTGTGCGGTAATCGCACCATATCAGGCGGGAAATGGAGGACCGGTCATTCTTTTTCAATTGGACAATGAGGTCGGGATGTTTCATTGGGTCATTAACCAGCCGGATTACAATGAATCGACTTTAGCTCAATTTGAAGGCTACATAAGAAGCAAATACAGCGATGAACAATTTGAATTAGAGTTCAATAGACCATCTTCCAACATTCATGAACTCACTCATTCCATTGTCAAAAAGCCAGAAGAGAATGATGCATTCTCACTCAGGAATGAATTCAGTCTTTTTCTGCGCCAGCATTATCGCAGATTCATAGAATACTTGAAAGAATCAGTTGAACAAAAGGGAATAACTATTCCTTTTGTCGTAAATATCCACGGGTTCCATACAATCGATATTGTCAAACGAGGGACGATGTATCCAATTGGGATATCCCAGTTGCTTGAAGCGGCAAAAATAGAAAATGTATTGATGGCGGGAGACTATTATATCGGCAATATCGAATACGACAACTTCATTGATATCGTACTCGCCAACTCATTTACAAAAGCCATCCAATGGAAGGAACAGCCATTGTTTTCTGCAGAATTCCAAGGGGGATGCAGTCATGATAAACCGAGGCTGCAGCCATCGGCATTCGACTTGACCACCCGGTTATGTGTGGCAGACGGAATGAACGGAATCAATTACTATATGTTTTCGGGTGGAGAAAACTATGAAAATATCGGATTGCTGGGGAGGAGGCATGAATGGCAGGCACCTTTATCCTCCAAAGGCGAAATGCGGCCGCATTATCGAGTGATCTCGCATTTGGGGAACATGTTCAATGTTTTCAATTCACCATTGCTGGAGACCAAGCCAGAGGTGGACACCCATTTAGGATTTTATCCGGATTATTACATGACTGAATTCCATGATGATCATACAAAATCGATGATCGACCAAATACAGCATGGGCGGGAAGCATTTTTATACAACGGAATGGCAAAGGCATTAAGAACGAACAATATCATCTTCGACAGTGTGAACTTGTTGGATGAGCAGCAGATTGATCCAGGGAAGGTGCCGACGCTTTGGATTTTTGCTTCGGAGTGGATGGACGAGCCTGTGCAACGGAAATTGGCGCAATATTTGCAAAATGGAGGTCACCTGATCCTATTCCCTACGATTCCGACAAAAACGTTGAGGAACAAGCCTTGCACCATCTTAAGGGACTTCATCGATGTACGGATAAAGGGGACGGAACATCACGGTTTTGTCAATGTTGCCGGAATCGATAGTGTAAGTGCTGCGTTTATTGAAACATATGAAGTCCGGGAAGGGGCTTTCGGGTGGATAGAACATGAGGAAAAAGAAGCGGCTGCCTTCCAGAAAAAGATCGGAAAAGGCATGTTGACGATGTTTGGAATCGGGATGGAAATTGATTTTTATCATAAAAATTCAGTGGTTAAAAGGCTTGCCGAGAAAGCAGGCGTGCATTCCCGCTTCCGCCTTCAGGATGAGGTGGATATCAGTGTCCGGAAGAGTGACGAAGGGACACAGTTCTTTTTCCTCCAGAATTTTGACGAATACGAAAAAGAGACTGTCATTGAATATAAAAATCAACTTCTGTTTGGCGGAAAGAAAATTGTCGTTCCGCCCCGAAGTGGACTGATGCTCCCTTATCAGGTGGAACTTCACGATGATCTGAAGCTGGTATTCGGAACAGGTGAAATTTTTGGATCGGCCAATACCGAGCATGAATTGAAATTCGATGTAAGAATGGTTCAGCAGCAAGAAGAATTCAAATTCATTTCGAAGACTTGGGAGCCGATGAGCAATGGAATGGTTGAGGTTTCTAAAGCATCAAATCAAGAGTTCATTGTCCGGATGCGGAAATCAAATCCGACGGCAACCATTCACTTTCAACTTCAACAAAGGTAG
- a CDS encoding LacI family DNA-binding transcriptional regulator — MATLKDVAKHAGVSVSTASYSINGNPLVAVDTRKKVMDAAKEIGYRPNGPAKNLKEQKTKIIGLFLSGFTGPFFNDMMEGIQDVVMEKGYELVVSSSVDRHRMLVERYVDGAIVLNYHMEDELLYSLASEKLPIVVLDRELNHSNIQNVLLPNNEGARKAAEYLIESGHKRLGFIAGSEESYDGEQRLSGFREELLKGKIPFQIEDLLRADFTEESGYQAMKIRMEKDKSGIPTAFLCANDEMAMGAIRAIQEYGLNVPEDISIIGFDDINVAQYFTPSLTTMRIPRKEWGINAAHTLFDMIERKPDNELASIKVDFMKRNSG, encoded by the coding sequence TTGGCAACGCTGAAGGATGTGGCAAAGCATGCGGGGGTAAGTGTCTCGACCGCATCATACTCGATAAATGGGAATCCCCTGGTTGCGGTGGACACGAGAAAAAAAGTAATGGATGCAGCAAAGGAAATCGGATATCGTCCAAACGGCCCCGCCAAGAATTTAAAAGAACAAAAAACGAAGATCATTGGCTTGTTTTTGAGCGGTTTTACAGGTCCGTTTTTTAACGACATGATGGAGGGCATTCAGGATGTGGTGATGGAAAAGGGATATGAGCTGGTGGTCAGTTCCTCTGTAGACCGGCACCGAATGCTCGTTGAACGCTACGTGGATGGAGCGATTGTATTAAATTACCACATGGAAGACGAGCTTTTATATTCATTGGCAAGTGAAAAGCTCCCCATTGTCGTTCTTGATCGGGAATTAAATCATTCTAATATTCAAAATGTACTTTTACCGAATAATGAAGGCGCGAGGAAGGCAGCAGAATACCTGATTGAATCAGGACATAAGAGGTTGGGATTCATTGCCGGTTCAGAAGAATCATATGATGGTGAGCAGCGGTTGTCAGGCTTTCGCGAAGAGCTCTTGAAAGGAAAAATCCCTTTTCAGATCGAGGATTTATTAAGGGCGGATTTCACCGAAGAAAGTGGATACCAAGCCATGAAAATACGCATGGAGAAGGACAAATCGGGAATCCCGACCGCATTCTTATGTGCAAATGATGAAATGGCGATGGGAGCCATCAGGGCTATCCAGGAATATGGGTTAAACGTACCAGAGGACATTTCCATCATCGGCTTTGATGATATCAATGTTGCACAGTATTTTACGCCATCTCTCACAACCATGCGGATTCCAAGGAAAGAATGGGGGATAAATGCTGCGCATACGCTGTTCGATATGATAGAGCGGAAACCGGATAATGAGCTGGCTTCCATAAAAGTTGATTTCATGAAAAGAAATTCAGGTTAA
- a CDS encoding carboxylesterase family protein, whose translation MSQIIQSFQKDIQILKNVKLNYLLHVPKDYETSTQTYPLVLFLHGAGERGSDIEIVKRNGPPKLAEDHDFPFILVSPQCPLEVERYSNWLLHEEAVMALLDETISKFRIDESRIYLTGLSMGGYGTWEIGKKHADQFAAIAPICGGGSSDGMEALKDVPVWAFHGAKDDIVPIEESEQLVNELRQKGGNIEFTVYPEAGHDSWTETYSNPKFFEWLLSHSKK comes from the coding sequence ATGAGTCAAATCATTCAATCTTTTCAAAAAGACATCCAAATCTTAAAAAATGTGAAATTAAATTATCTTTTGCATGTTCCGAAAGACTATGAAACTTCTACGCAAACATATCCACTCGTCCTTTTTTTGCATGGAGCGGGGGAACGGGGAAGCGATATTGAAATTGTGAAGCGGAATGGACCTCCCAAGCTTGCAGAAGATCACGATTTTCCGTTCATTCTTGTATCTCCGCAATGTCCACTGGAAGTAGAGCGATACTCCAATTGGCTTCTTCATGAAGAAGCGGTCATGGCGCTGCTGGATGAAACGATTTCGAAATTCAGGATCGATGAAAGCCGGATATACTTGACAGGATTGAGTATGGGCGGCTATGGAACTTGGGAGATCGGAAAAAAACATGCCGATCAATTTGCGGCGATTGCCCCTATTTGCGGCGGGGGATCTTCAGATGGGATGGAAGCACTTAAAGATGTACCGGTTTGGGCATTCCATGGTGCAAAAGACGATATCGTTCCCATTGAAGAAAGTGAACAATTAGTCAATGAGTTAAGGCAAAAAGGCGGGAATATCGAATTTACGGTCTATCCAGAGGCAGGGCATGACTCCTGGACCGAAACATACAGCAATCCGAAATTCTTCGAATGGCTGCTGAGCCACAGTAAAAAATAA